One part of the Eucalyptus grandis isolate ANBG69807.140 chromosome 10, ASM1654582v1, whole genome shotgun sequence genome encodes these proteins:
- the LOC120289001 gene encoding protein DOWN-REGULATED IN DIF1 11-like, which yields MARSTIAFPALLLACFALLKLGFAEHVPQPAPGYDDSLELCIKNMTEECGIEIFQNIVHKGPPITDACCSVLLKFGHPCHSELILAVLSTGKFAPHEAEILQKSAAAWKRCRSIVEGH from the coding sequence ATGGCCAGATCCACCATCGCCTTTCCTGCGCTCCTCCTCGCGTGCTTCGCGCTGCTCAAGCTGGGATTCGCTGAACATGTTCCTCAGCCGGCGCCGGGTTACGATGACTCCCTCGAGCTTTGCATCAAGAACATGACCGAAGAATGCGGGATCGAGATCTTCCAGAACATTGTTCACAAGGGCCCCCCGATCACCGACGCTTGTTGCAGCGTTCTGCTGAAGTTCGGCCATCCTTGCCACTCTGAGCTTATCTTGGCTGTCCTCAGCACCGGTAAATTCGCGCCTCACGAAGCGGAGATCTTGCAGAAGAGCGCCGCCGCATGGAAGCGTTGTCGCTCGATCGTCGAAGGACACTGA